The genomic region AGAAATAAATTATACACAATACAGACTGAGAATAAAATAGTACAGAAAGAAGAGAAGACATTCAATACGAACAAGAATTTTACATATCAGATTAATTTACAATTTATAAGTACTTCAATTTTATTACACAAATGAAACGTTTAACTACACTATTAAGCCTCATGCTATTGGCGGTTGCCGGAGCGTGGGCACAACAGCGTTATATCGACGAAATTTTCACAAATGTAAACGAAACAAAAGGGGTGCGTTTTAGTACGCAAGTACCTGAGTCTAAGCCCGGTGGAGGATGGTATGAATCGGTTACAGGGTTGCCTATCAATGCCAAGGAGCACGATACCCGCAAGCGAGATTTATTCATGGATATATTCAAACCTGCTGGCGATAATAATACAAACCGCCCAGTATTAATTGTATGCTTTGGTGGTGGTTTTGTAGCAGGAGATCGCAACTTGGGTGACATTAGAACGATGGCAATTCGTATGGCAAAACGAGGCTATGTTACAGCGGCTATTGATTACCGTCTTGGGATGAATGTTTTTGATGAGGGAGCTGCCCTTAGAGCGGTTTATCGTGGAGTTCAAGATGGACGCTCCGCCATTCGTTATTTCAGAGCCAATGCAGCCTCTTTGGGCGTAGACCCAAACCAGGTTTTTATTGCTGGGCATAGTGCAGGAGCATTCATTGCCGTACAAACTGCTTATTTAGACAAAGACAACGAAAGACCTGCCGATACCCGCAATTCAAGCTATCGTTGGGGTTCCTGGATTGGCTCAAGAACATATAATTTAGTTGATCAGGGGTGCCTTGACTGTGCAGGAGATAACAAACAAGTGAGTGGTGCGGCCAATGCCATTGTGTCTTTAGCTGGCGCAGTTGGTTTTTTAGAGCACATAGAAGGCAGCAGTGATATTCCTAATGTAATGTTTCACAGTAAAAATGACAATACTGTGCCCTATGATTCTGGACAACCATTTAGTAGTATTTCGTGGTTAGTGGCTGGTTTTGACCTACCTATAGCCTATGGTAGTAGCCGTATTGACTCCAGAGCAAACCAAGTAAATGCCCCCCGTGCTTTTTATTCTTATGACAGCAGAGGACACGACGTGCACGTCAATGGTAACAACCGCTCAAATCTACATAGCGATATTTTGCCTCGTATGAGCCAATATTTATACGACACCCGCCTAAGCCCTGCTGGATTGAGCATAGCAGGAGCCTCAGTTGTAAATATGCAGCAAAACAATACTCAAACCTACACCATTGATGCTGAACACCTTGCTAAGGTGAAATGGCAAATGACAGGTGGTAAAATTATCGGACAAAAAGGAAACCAAGTGACCATACGTTGGAACACCCCCGGTGAACACCGTTTGAGCGCAATACCTTATGCTGCTAACGACGCAAAAGGTAGCATGGTAAGCGTGCCAGTATTG from Microscilla marina ATCC 23134 harbors:
- a CDS encoding carboxylesterase family protein, translating into MKRLTTLLSLMLLAVAGAWAQQRYIDEIFTNVNETKGVRFSTQVPESKPGGGWYESVTGLPINAKEHDTRKRDLFMDIFKPAGDNNTNRPVLIVCFGGGFVAGDRNLGDIRTMAIRMAKRGYVTAAIDYRLGMNVFDEGAALRAVYRGVQDGRSAIRYFRANAASLGVDPNQVFIAGHSAGAFIAVQTAYLDKDNERPADTRNSSYRWGSWIGSRTYNLVDQGCLDCAGDNKQVSGAANAIVSLAGAVGFLEHIEGSSDIPNVMFHSKNDNTVPYDSGQPFSSISWLVAGFDLPIAYGSSRIDSRANQVNAPRAFYSYDSRGHDVHVNGNNRSNLHSDILPRMSQYLYDTRLSPAGLSIAGASVVNMQQNNTQTYTIDAEHLAKVKWQMTGGKIIGQKGNQVTIRWNTPGEHRLSAIPYAANDAKGSMVSVPVLVMGESGSLQADLQMFPNPSAHTLKIKLNEEGIHQVKIAVYNERGQVVYQNGVNKQGAQFNINVLNLPLGKYYIKIQDGERVVHKTFLKY